From the genome of Nicotiana sylvestris chromosome 1, ASM39365v2, whole genome shotgun sequence:
ATTTTGAAATCTCATTAGTGTagttgaattgtcaaaatagggaacatggcagaaagatggccattatttaaactttatggtattATTAGTTTAGGTacagcataatatggaaatatcaaggaaaaaatgcattattggtttattttgttagttagttagttgttgtttaaagctaggtgatgttggttgcatttttttatattatggcataacaatggttatgtttacaatcaatagttgaaagttgCATTAATAAAATCTGTTATGTTCACAAGGTCAAACTttggcgaataatgttgtatgcaatatcattttattaagtcaacatgtagatttgttctctttattAATAGCAAAGggcctaggaattttacaatgcgaaagttagtgTTTTCCAATAGTTCTCATAGGTTGAGAATAGAAATCGTTTCgattatgtatatcccaaactcaatcataagcagaattaactaaAATAATCATGCATATCGGATTAAGAACAAGCGATATAGAAGTAGATTAGAGTTATAacgtgtaacaattttaagagtgcaaaaatagcattcgttgcaaaaagaataatgagaattcttcgaaaatatcatttcctttcaagaattgatttttttagtttcatacgctattcacatttttagtatacatatgttgtatttactaaaaaatagtgttaatcatatgtttattcttatctttaaatttgaatagcttGGAGGAATGTAATTAATACGCGAAAATGTAATCAGCgatcaacatttaataaattgtgaattcttttcaaagaatttaagggcatctcaaaaatgggaatttctcatgattttcacataaaaatgtatgaatattataaacaatttgtggaaaatccataataccaatacaaatattttgcgcgattagggatgcgttcgcgtaacctgattatatttttaaaagcaaattcggattatgcgtttgcgcaacttcgagcgaatatttaataaaagggatttcttcaAGGatattaaaataatttcatataacccgagatgtgcagttcactgtttaatcatacaagggagacagtgttcttaattttatttctaacttcgaacgtatgattttttttataataaaaatataaaaaaaaatatattatcaaccttttgtgtacacgtatgcatGACACGATTctctgtaattataaaaggtatataatacgaatatacgtacgcataattcatttatataattgtaaacaataaacagaagcggtaacaaaatcctgcattaaaaatgtaaaatcgagataagcCAAGAATaagaacagttaagcgaccgtcctagaaccacggaattcggaaatgcctaacaccttcttccggattaacagaattccttactcaggatttctggttcgcagaataacaaatagagtcatattctcctcgattcagggattaaaactggtgacttgggacgccttaaaattcccaggtggcgactttgaaacaaataaacaaatcccgtttcgactgtcctttaattggagaaaactcccacgcaccctcgcgggcgcggaaataggaggtgcgacagctgGCAGTCCTTaacattaattacatgtttaaatgttaaggacagacagtccttatctTGGTCTTGCACTTACAGAACACCTGTTCTTAATTCTACAAGGATTGCTTTATAACGTATGTCCTTTGTTTCCCATTCTCTTGACTTGTAGGATGTAAACAATATGCATAATAGTTGCTTTTAATGGTAGATGGACTGAAGACTATAAATATCTTGATCATCAAACAAAGCTTTTCCTAGCACCTGAGTCAATTCAGTTTGAAGATTTCGTTAAACAGATTTTTGAGCTTATTGAATTGGATAGTGAAAAGTTTGAAATAgtgatatggtttgatatcaaccttggaacaagcaaaggaatgcttgtaTCCAAAGATTTAGATCTTCACACATGTATAGAGTTGCTAAAAACTCATTCACTCTTCAAGAGCTGTCGTTTCATAGTTGATATTTCGGAAAGAGTTTTTGCATCAACAAGCAATGAACATGCCAACACAAaaactcaacatgacaatcaaGAGCGATGCCAACAGATAGTTGAAGtagatatggttgaagctcaaCCATTAAATGAAGAGGTGCATCAAACATTTGAttctattcaagtagaaggacaaAGCATTATAGAGATTGACAACGAACAAGCTTTGGGTATTCAAGTCTTAGAGAGTGCACCGGTAATCGAAGTAGTTGCTGACAAAACATGCACTCAAATAACTAAACGAagatcaaatttgaaacaaaaagaatccccaactacgATATTAAGAGAAAATGCTTCTTTGGATCAAATAAAAGTCGGATCAGTATTTGACAAGAAGAAGAgcataattaattgtttttctaaTGTAGCAATCAAAGGACATTTTGAATTCAAAGCTGTTAGATCAAGCTCAACAAGATATTCGTTGACATGCAATGATGATAGGTGTCGTTGGTGTGTGCGTGCTTTCAAAATTAAAGACTCAACATTATTCAAGATAGTAAAGCTTGAGAAAAAGCATGACTGCTCTGTTAACACTAGGAAAGCAGATCAAAGGCATGCTACTTCAAAGTTGATTAGTGGTTACATTATCGATAATCTTCGGGACCCAAGATTTGAAGTTACACCAGCTTTTGTCATGGCAGAGATGCAAAAATTGCATGGACTAGACATTGGATATCACAAGGCGTGGCGTGCTATTCAACATGCTTCCGCTTTAATAAGAGGAAGTCCCGAAGAAAATTATGAATTATTGTgttcatacttgtatatgatGACAAGTAAAAACCCGGGAACTTATACTAACATAAAGATAGACGACAACAACAGGTAAACAATTTAGGACATGCTGTCTTTAGCCTTGTTAACTTTTGAGTTATAACCAGAAGTTGAGGACTGCctatccttaagttttgaacttgtaattaaaagttaaggacttccattccttaagttttgaactttgaaataaaagttaaggacagcatgtccttaactttataacttgtaaatgtaagttaaggactgactGTCCTAAACTTCGGGTATTTTAACCTTGTTTTATATTGTATTTTcaggtttctttatatgttttacGCATATGGATCATCGATAGCTGGTTGGAATCATTGTAGACCAGTGATTGCTATTGATGCGACTTTTTTGAAGTCAAAATATCGTGGTGTTTTAATGATTTCAGTTTCAAAAGATGCAAATAACCAAATTTTCCCATTAGCCTTTGGAATAGCAGAATCTGAAAACAACAATTCCTATGAGTGGTACTTTAGTCAGCTTCGCAATGCAATTGGGAGCCGTgagaatttgatttttttatcaGACAGGCATCAAGCTATTGCAAATGGCATTGTAAAGGTATATCCTGAAAGCCATCATGGGATTTGCATCTATCATTTGGAGCAGAACCTAAAGTGAAGAAAGGTGAAAAGTGAGGTCATAAAACTTTTCCAAAGTGCTGCAAGAGTATACAAGCGTAAAGAATTTGACATATACATGTCAGAtattgcaaatgtagataagaaaACTTATGACTACTTGATGGAAGAACCACCGGAAAGATGGGCACGTTCTTGTAGTCCACAACGAAGATATGACATGCTCACAACAAATATAGTTGAGTCGATGAATTCAGTGCAATTAGAAGCAAGGGAGCTGCCTATACTAAGAATGATGGATTTCATTCAAGTGAAGCTACAACATTGGTTTtatgaaaaaagaaataaagcaGAAGGAACATTTTATGATGTTTCTTGTTGGGTAGAGGAGGAATTGAAGAACAGAATAGATTTAGCATTTACTTTGAACGTAAGTATTATGTTTTATGTTTATATTAtgattttgacattttttaaCATAATGTACTCACTTATAATTTTTCAACATTGAAGGTCTTCCCTGTTGATTCATGGCgttctagagttgaagaagaaggaataaCTTTCTTGGTGGACTTAAACAAAAGAACATGTGATTGTTTTCAATTTCAACTTGATGAATTACCATGCATACATGCAATTGCAGCTATCGAGAAGAGAAACATCAAGAAGTCTGACTTTTGTTCGCACTGGTACTTAAAGGAATCTTGGCTGAAAACATATGAAAGACAAATACATCCTGTAGGACATACTGATTCATGGATTGTACCAGAGAGTGTTAAGTCACAAATTGTTAAACCTCCAGATTTCAAAGTGCCACCAGGTAGAAGGCAAAAGAAAAGGCATATTCCTGCTACCGAGccatcaaaaataacattcaaATGTGGTCGTTGCAGAAGAATTGGTCATAATAGAACAGCTTGTATATATTCTCCGGCACTCCATCCATTTTCAAGAAAGCATAGAGAAGAGTAGAAATATACACTTATGTTTATCGACTCTTTTAAGTTTTTGCTATAGATTGTATTCATTATTATTCTAATTTGAGCGGATGCCTAGATTTTCAATATTTATATCTTGTTAcgttcttttaatttcttttgagttCAACAATTAAAAGTTATTAACAGGAGTCATTAAGTTCAACTTGCAATTTTGAAAACATaatgactgtctgtccttaactttgaatttcaagttcaaaagttaaggacatgaggtccttaagttatagtctcatgttaaaaacttaaggactgtctgtccttaacattgaattttaagttcaaacgttaaggacatgaggtccttaagttatagtcccatattAAAAACGTAATgattgtctgtccttaactttgaatttcaagttcaaaagttaaggacatgaggtccttaagttatagtcccatgttaaaaacttaaggattgtctatccttaactttgaatttcaagttcaaaagttaaggatatgagatccttaagttatagtcccatgttaaaaacttgaggactgtttgtcattaactacaggagtccttaagtttgaaatacaagttaaatacttaaggactgtctgtccttaactttgaatttcaagttcaaaagttaaggacatgaggtccttaagttatagtcccatgttaaaaacttaaggactgtctatccttaactttgaatttcaagttaaaaagttaaggatatgaggtccttaagttatagtctcatgttaaaaacttgaggactgtttgtcattaactacaggagtccttaagtttgaaatacaagttaaatacttaaagactgtctgtccttaactttgaattttaagttcaaatgttaaggacataggtccttaagttatagtcccatgttaaaaacttgaggactgtttgtcattaactacatgagtccttaagtttgaaatacAAGTTAATAACTTAAGgattgtctgtccttaactttaaattttaagttcaaacggtaaggacatgaggtccttaagttatagtcccatgttaaaaacttgaggactgactgtccttaactttgaattttaagttcaaacgttaaggacataggtccttaagttatagttccatgttaaaaacttgaggactatttgtcattaactacaggagtccttaagtttgaaatacaagttaaatacttaaggactgtctgtccttaactttgaatttcaaattcaaaagttaaggacaagaggtccttaagttatagtcccatgttaaaaacttaaggactgtttatccttaactttgaatttcaagttcaaaagttaaggatatgaggtccttaagttatagtcccatgttaaaaacttgaggactgtttgtcattaactacaggagtccttaagtttgaaatacaagttaaatacttaaggactgtctgtccttaactttgaatttcaagttcaaaagttaaggacatgaggtccttaagttatagtcccatgttaaaaacttaaggactgtctatccttaactttgaatttcaagttcaaaagttaaggatatgaggtccttaagttatagtcccatgttaaaaacttgaggattGTTTGACATTAACtacaggagtccttaagtttgaaatacaagttaaatacttaaggactgtctgtccttaactttgaattttaagttcaaacgttaaggacataggtccttaagttatagtcccatgttaaaaacttgaggactgtttgtcattaactacaggagtccttaagtttgaaatacaagttaaaaacttaaggactgtctgtccttaactttaaattttaagttcaaacgttaaggacatgaggtccttaagttatagtcccatgttaaaaacttgaggactgtctgtccttaactttgaattttaagttcaaacgttaaggacataggtccttaagttatagtcccatgttaaaaacttgaggactgtttgtcattaactacaggagtccttaagtttgaaatacaagttaaaaacttaaggactgtctgtccttaactttaaattttaagttcaaaacttaaggactgtcggtccttaactttgaatttcaagttcaaaagttaaggacatttggtcaTTAACTTTGAATTTGAAGTTCACTTACACTTAGTCATGAACAAATACTAACAAACTCAATGGACAAATCAACAGTTGAGAGAAACAacgaaataaataacaaaatgccTTGACATAACTTTTGAAATTGTAATTTTGCATAGCTGTTACAAAAAATTACGCTATGCCAACAAAACAAAATATAAGTGCCTTTTCACAAATTTACAGAATATTTCAGAACTATCCTAAACTGGCATAATTCAGATGTCAGCTTTACAGCAATTTTATACAAAAATAACACCACAATTTCTTTACAACTCCTTTGGACAGAATGTTTCATTTTCACTCTCATAATCATCACCAACATTTTCTGGTAGAGTATCATAACCAGAATTTCTTTTCCATTCACCATGTGCCCAAAGATTTGCAGCAAGTTCTTTTCGAAAGTCTTTTATGTCTTCGGGTTGGAATTGCTGCACGTCCTTTCCAATCATCAGCAACTCGACAAATTTGATCAAGAATGAACCACAATCAGTCATAAGAGAAATGTAAGATATGCAATGAATTAAACAATAAATCTTAAGtacatatgaataatataacAAATAATAACACGTACGATCCAGTTTGGTGTGGTGATCTTTGCCATTGTATATCAAATTTGTTGAAGACATTCCCAAAAGACTTGTAATTTTTGTCAAACTGTGAGAACTTTAGCAAATGGGGGATCATGTGTGCATACATTTGCATGTAGTTCATTCCTGCTTCATATGGCTCACTGTATATGGAATCATATACATCAATCTTTTTTTGATTCAAGTCCAATACTCCCAACAAAAAGTGTGTCACAGCTTCATCATCTTCTGATGGAAGCCGAC
Proteins encoded in this window:
- the LOC138877005 gene encoding uncharacterized protein — encoded protein: MALVYKDFSEDASDEFWCAGDNQLFLTPYVWGDNGRCGIAWTEVDKIFFPCRLPSEDDEAVTHFLLGVLDLNQKKIDVYDSIYSEPYEAGMNYMQMYAHMIPHLLKFSQFDKNYKSFGNIYCLIHCISYISLMTDCGSFLIKFVELLMIGKDVQQFQPEDIKDFRKELAANLWAHGEWKRNSGYDTLPENVGDDYESENETFCPKEL
- the LOC138877004 gene encoding uncharacterized protein yields the protein MSDIANVDKKTYDYLMEEPPERWARSCSPQRRYDMLTTNIVESMNSVQLEARELPILRMMDFIQVKLQHWFYEKRNKAEGTFYDVSCWVEEELKNRIDLAFTLNVFPVDSWRSRVEEEGITFLVDLNKRTCDCFQFQLDELPCIHAIAAIEKRNIKKSDFCSHWYLKESWLKTYERQIHPVGHTDSWIVPESVKSQIVKPPDFKVPPGRRQKKRHIPATEPSKITFKCGRCRRIGHNRTACIYSPALHPFSRKHREE
- the LOC138877003 gene encoding uncharacterized protein — encoded protein: MLRTDSPYLGLALTEHLWTEDYKYLDHQTKLFLAPESIQFEDFVKQIFELIELDSEKFEIVIWFDINLGTSKGMLVSKDLDLHTCIELLKTHSLFKSCRFIVDISERVFASTSNEHANTKTQHDNQERCQQIVEVDMVEAQPLNEEVHQTFDSIQVEGQSIIEIDNEQALGIQVLESAPVIEVVADKTCTQITKRRSNLKQKESPTTILRENASLDQIKVGSVFDKKKSIINCFSNVAIKGHFEFKAVRSSSTRYSLTCNDDRCRWCVRAFKIKDSTLFKIVKLEKKHDCSVNTRKADQRHATSKLISGYIIDNLRDPRFEVTPAFVMAEMQKLHGLDIGYHKAWRAIQHASALIRGSPEENYELLCSYLYMMTSKNPGTYTNIKIDDNNRFLYMFYAYGSSIAGWNHCRPVIAIDATFLKSKYRGVLMISVSKDANNQIFPLAFGIAESENNNSYEWYFSQLRNAIGSRENLIFLSDRHQAIANGIVKVYPESHHGICIYHLEQNLK